The genomic region TTATAAGATTATTGCATCTATCTATAGACTGTGTTCATATAACTACATATATGTAGATCAATCAGTGCAGTTTGGTTGCAGAAACGGCATCTCTTTTAACTGCTGTAGTAATAGCTTGTTATTGTGAAAAGACAGTATATAGTTAGTCATTCATTTCTTTGCAGTATCCATTTTCAAAATCAAGGACGCAATCAATATTATAGTAGATCACTGTtccttttttacttttactgcTAAAGAAATCCCCATTTCAAAGTGTTTTGTTACGATCTCCACCATTGCATTTAAATCCCCTCCTAGCTTGATGTGAAAATCACCCTGTGTCAATAAAGTTTGATAGTGATTGTTTTATAATGATCTTAGAACTTGATACAACAAAACACTTTTATTTTCAAGCCTTGGTATCCCTCTAGTGGACAAATGGGTGTAAGGCCATTCATAAAAGCACTGATACACTTTTAGTAGTGTGCCTGCTACTAAATTGTGGATAGAATACATGTTAAGGCAGAACACTGCATTAACTTGACACTTAAATACATCTCAAAATAAAGTCATATCAACATATGACTTGCTTGTATCCTCTCTTcttaccctgtgtgtgtgtgtgtgtgtgtgtgtgtgtgtgtgtgtgtgtgtgtgtgtgtgtgtgtgtgtgtgtgtgtgtgtgtgtgtgtgtgtgtgtgtgtgtgtgtgtgtgtgtgtgtgtgtgtgtgtgtgtgtgtgtgtgtgtgtgtgtgtgtgtgtgtgtgtgtgtgtgtgtgtgtgtgtgtgtgtgtgtgtgtgtgtgtgtgtgtgtgtgtgtgtgtgtgtgtgtgtgtgtgtgtgtgtgtgtgtgtgtgtgtgtgtgtgtgtgtgtgtgtgtgtgtgtgtgtgtgtagcacccAGACATGTATGAACGTGCTGTGCTGCGTAAGCCTCAACAGAAGTCCTATGGTGTGAGCGTAGACCTGTGGAGTATTGGTGTGACATTTTACCACGCTGCCACTGGGAGTCTTCCCTTCACACCGTACGGAGGACCCCGCAGGAACAAGCCCACCATGTGAGTTAATACATTAAATCACAGACCACACATTTCTGAATTTCTAACTCTACTCTATCTTTTTATTATATTGCCAGTTTTCTATTTGATTTTTCTGAGTGGGACATTATGTTGACAGTGAGTCTTAAATATCTACAGCTCCTTCTCATCCTACCAGTAACTTATATTGTCTCAGTCTGAATAAAACCCCACCATCCATTTGATTTGTTCCAAATGCTTAGATTGCTGCTTAGAAAAAAAGATTATCTGCATGGTGTTTCTTCAGGAAGCCTGGAATATCTGCAAGAACATGAATATTTATCAATCACCCATCAGCATCACatgtgtgttttattttgtaggtTCAAAATAACTACAGAGAAGCCCACAGGAGCAATAGCTGGAGTGCAGCGGATGGATGGCGGGCCTATAGAGTGGGGCTACCGCCTCCCTCACAGCTGCCAACTCTCACAGTATGTCACCAGATAAAGAGCTTGTCATCATGCATCTCTGTCTTTAATGACAACACACTGCTTACATTGTCTTGATTTAACCTCTTTCTGTCCCTCTCTGTGAGTAGGGGTCTGACGGCACAGCTGGTTCCAGTTCTAGCTGGTATAGTGGAGGCTGACCAGGACAGGTGTTGGGGTTTTGAGCAGTTCTTCAAAGCCACCACAGACATCCTGCAGCGGCAGCCAGTTCACCTCTTCTCTCTGCAACAGGCCATGGAACATTGTATCTACATACACCACTACAGCACGTAAGACTGCACAGGTGTATCTTCACACACATTCATCTGATGAAACACAGAGTAATCAGTTCACAGGACTGTTTACTACATAGAAGACTTTAATGCAAAACTAATTTGCTAACTGTCAGATAAGAGTCAGTGATACCTGAAGTAAAGATAGCGAGGATGCCACAACTTTCGCACGTCATTTATTTGTTCAAAACTAAACTTGAGTTTTAAACTGCTGATTTGTGTCAATATTTTTTCCCAACTTTAATTGTGTAATTATGATGGCAGTGTTATTGGTGCCACAGGTATTTATTTGCAAGGCTGCCCAAAGATTATTGCTGCAGCGCTATGCCAATTATATATTTGAAATGTGCCTCACTGCTTATTTGGTGTTTTTGTTTACTTGGTCGGGTTTTAAGGATCGATATAGATGAGGTACTGCAATGTGGGATGATAACAAAATGTTGGTATTTTGGTCCAAAGTTGTAATATATGATTCATCAGTTGATGATACCACCAACAAGCAAAACATGTGGATCAAATGCAGGATTATGAGTATAATATAATGCATGAAaacaatgccccccccccccccccctcggttCTCTCAGGGTGTCTGTATTCTTTGAGGAAGTGGCGGCTCAGACTGGTATCGCAGttcagctgcaacacctgctgTACCTGGGTCACGACCTCCCTCTGGAGGGCAACATGAAGGTGGTCAACCTCCCACCTACCACACCTGCCCGGCCCCTCATCCTGCTCAGCTACGGGCCTGAAGCAAACGCCAGCCTGCCCTTCAGAGAACGTGAGACAACAAACGATACGTTTCCTCAAGCCTTTCCTCTTCTTTATTCTTTGATATGAAAGAGCTTTGATACGAGGTGTTTTCCAGTATCACAGTGACTcagacgacacacacacacatctttgtGAATGAGCTTTTTTAAGCGAAATGTGTTTAGTAATATTTATGTGAATGCCAATCTCAGATAAAGGGAaattatatttgaaaagatgaatGTTGGTTAAAatgtaaagtatttaaaaataacGTCTGCATGCCCAGGCACACTCATATTACAGTGTTTCCATATGTCATGGATTGTTTCTGGTGTGTTTTCATTCGTTCTGTAGCAGAGACTCCAATCATCCCGTCCAGGTTTGACGTTGTGGCAGACTACAATTTCTCCAAGGTACTGCTGATTCATCGTTTTTATTTGCCATCCAAATGCCTTActaatatttgtattgtatgtaatAAAAGCACGCAACACATTATTTATGATCTCCTCTACTCCCCCCCCTTCTCTGTAGGTAATGGTGGGAGTGGTCCACCAGTATCTGAGGATAATAAAGTTGCTGCACACACACCAAGAGCTGCTGCTGCAAGGATATTACAGCTAcatgtgagacacacacacacactgcttgaTGTGCCTCTGAGGTTATGTACGGGCTGTACGTAATGACCCTTATCAAACTCTTCTCACTTCCATTTGTCCTCCTCCCTCACACTCATTGTTTCTCAGGATGAGGCTGCGAAGAGAGTGTGAAGAAGCGATGCACAGTATCACCATGGTCACCGTCAGACTGCAGTCTTGTCTCAATGTAGAACACAGGACTCACACACTGTGAGTTTATAAATACTTTTTGAGCAAATAAAATGCATCTGAGGTCTCTCACTTAGAGGGTTGAAATGTCCAACTGTGTGTTTAAATGACGTGTGTTATGCTACGAAGCAGCAGAGGCTAATAGAACTAGTCATTGTGATGTAGGTGTCTGACTGTTAATGTAGCTGCTATCAATAGATGTTGTAGattgacaaatcacatatttgatATTTAACCTACAACCTCGTTCTTTTTTCTCCCACTCTCTCCCCATATCCATGGCCTCTTTGTTTTTCTAAGAGGCCAGTATGATTCTGAAAACCAGGGTTCAGCTGATGGCAGGCAAAAGCTGCATCTGGTAAGTACTGGCAGATATTACAGCTTTACTGGCAGATGGAAATGCTGTTGCCAATGGGTTTTCCCCCCTTATTGTTATGCCATTATTCCTTTTAATAATCAACGTGTAAAGGAGAATTGCACATCATTTGTAGGGATAAATATCCTCACTATTGAGTAGGACTGGGAAGACTGAGATGCAACATTACTGGACTCAAATCACTTTTATTCGGAACGCTCCAAATGTAAACTCCAGTGTTTTGGATTGTATGCCATTCATTTTGGGGCAGATTTGTGATTTTTTTGTTATGTGGCTGCCGTCTCTCCAGGTCCGTGAGCACTTGCCTATTTACGCTGGCGGTATCCAAGAGTTTCAGAACCGACTGGACCATCTGCAGATCGAACAGGCCAAGTTAGCAGAGACGCTGGCCAGTGACAAGAGGTACTCCCTCCCTTCAGTAACTAATTGCTCTCCAACACAAATGGCTGTTCTAATGTTGCACTTCCTTTCAATGCCACGACTATTCCGTCACTGTTTTTTCTATTGTATTTAAAGCAAGATGTTAATGTACCCGTTTGATTGTTGCAGCAGTTAACCTTGATAAAAAGCAGaactgttttttatttgttgtcaATGTTACCATTCAAAACATTAGCTTGGGGGAGCAAGCACAAAACCTTACGGTGGCCTCATGAGTTTGTGGtgtttgacctctgacctcttgCCTCCCACAGCTGTCAGAAGATGGAGATGCTGCTGCAGAAGATAATGGCAATTCATCAGCATTACCGCAAAGACAGAATGACTGGCAGTATGTGTTTACCTTTTTGGgtatatatactttattactctttTTGCACATGTTCAAATTGACAATACCTCCCTGTTTTCTGTACCTCTCCACAGAGTTGGCGTACAATGACGAGCAAATCCACAAGTTTGAGAAGTGAGTATGTGATGTCCTGCTCACCCTGCCTGTGAAGGATGTCATTCTGAGCTCTCCTGTAATCTGCGTGTCACTCTTCCATCCCAGACTCCACCTGTCGGCCCACATTAAGCGAGTGAAATCTCTCCTTAAAGACGACAGCGTACAGAGATACAAAGAGCTTTTGGCCTCAACAAGGACATGGAGCAGGTCAGAGCCGCCTCTCGAGTCCTTTTCACACGTCAAACAATCTTCAGAATCACCTCCGCTCCCAACCACTACAACTATTTAATCACAATGAGACAACTGTTTGTTAGATGTTATGATGGAAGCTTATATGGAGATAAGCACAGGACTGTAGGGCATTGCTATTCATCGTTTCTTCTCACACTGAGTGAATTGGTCGTCTTCATTGTAAATCTTCACAATACACTTGTTTAGGAAGTGATATTAACATTATGAATGACTTTACGCTATCATTATTTAATTTGATTTTGTTCGGATAAACCAATCCAAACTGACGTCCATAGAAAGGTTTGGTCTTATTTTGAACTGGAGCTTCTGCAGATGATATGATACTCGTAATGTTACAAAGCTCTAAAGTAAGGTACGATACATGACGAATAAAAGCACATTTCTGTTATCTTTGCTGCCACCTTGACTGTAAGGGACATGAAAGGAATGATTGAGGGACTTCCAACGCGTCTTTGTTtagggggagagggagggactgAGTGACCATTTCTAGTTTTTCTCCTTTGTTTcgaaattatatttgtatttatcttctACACATCACATTTCGACTCTTAAAAAAGACCTTCACATTGGATTTCTCTTCTGCTTTGGCCTTTAACCCGTTGCAAAGATGTTGAGTTGACTAACTGAAGTGTGTCCCTTCTGTATTTGCAGTGTGTTGCTGGAAATGCAGACTCGACTCCAGGACTTCTGCTCTTTCTCCACTGGCTTGTTGGCTGACCTGGAGATGAGTGAGCAGCGGCAAAATAAGGTCAACATTTCACCTTCTATGAAACTAATATTAAATATTGTAACATAACACAAAATGGTTACCTGATGATTATCAGTTCAGTGGTCATGTTAGTGATTTAACTCATGTAGTATCTCGTGATGATGTCTCATCTCTCCTCCGCAGGCTCTGGACAGAATCCTTTCCACTCTGCAGTCCACTGGAACAGGACCACAGCCTGAAATTGCACCTCGAGACAAGGACCAGATGGTTAATAGGTGTGTGattttgtgaatgtgtgtgtgtttgcaagaTTGAGACGCTTGTCCTAATAAAAatatcttccttctttttctagGATGCACCATCTAAAGCAGGACATGGAGATTTTGGTCAGGGAACTACATCATAACAACAGCATTATTGAGAGGTGAGTTGAGCAACATCCTGTCTCCATGGAAACGCACAGTCCCATATACCCCAAGTGAGAAAGGATGATGTTGACGGTTTGCATTTGTCTTCTCCTGTAGTCTGGGAGCAGGGAACCCGGCAGAGTCGAGCTTGGCCAGACCGTCTACACTGTGACAAAAGTGCCTcatcttaacacacacacacacacacacacacacacacacacacacacacacacacacacacacacactctggcaAGCACTGCATTTAAACACCCACTCACCCAACAGTTATGGACGATGCATTGAATCTTCTTTTCAAGGTCATTCTGTATGGAGAGGAAGCAGGCGAAGACAATCGATAAAATGTGAATCTGCACATAAGATAAGATGCACAGAATGGATGAGGAGGAAATGCCACTGATgggttttttgtgtgtgtgtgtgtgtgtgtgtgtgtgtgtgtgtgtgtgtgtgtgtgtgtgtgtgtgtgtgtgtgtgtgtgtgtgtgtgtgtgtgtgtgtgtgtgtgtgtgtgtgtgtgtgtgtgtgtgtgtgtgtgtgtgtgtgtgtgtgtgtgtgtgtgtgtgtgtgtgtggctgtgtgtgtgtgtgtggctgcgtGTGTGGCAGCTCAATACAAACCTCATTAATGCCTTTAGTGTTATTGTATTTCTGATACGCTACCGCAGCGATGGGCCATCAGGATAAAGTGAATGCAAAGGAAGCTTAGTATTTTTCTAAAGCCATGTTTCATCTTTGTGTTCATACACCCAAACTGACACTatatctctctgtctctgtactTAGAAGGCTTGAGATGTTTTCTATCTTCTTCCTAATGGTTGATCATTCAAATTGTTTCATGTGACCTATAATTACACCCTTGATGGCCAGCTTCTCCAAGCACTCAGCACTGTGTTTTTTATGTGACATTTGTCTCTCTTTCTGTGGATGTTTCTTGTATcataagttattattttatatgtTATCGTAGGTTTCTCTGCAAAAGAGAAGAAACAAAACCAGGGAAACTACACTCACCACATTGTGTCCTTTTTAACAGAAGTATACACAGTCCAGTGATAGTACAGCATATTAAGTGTATGAAATCACATGAGCAGCGTGGGCAACACCATGGGGAAGTCCCAGGGTTTGTTATTTGTTTATAAAGGGGTCACAGGTACACAAATCGAGACAATAAACTTTTACTGTACTTTTAAAActcatgtttgttttttgtattctgTATGTAGAAGGAATGTTATCTCACTTGATGAAGTAATGCAGGCTGAGAAGTGAAAGTAAAATCTTTTCAAGTTCCCTCTTGTTACAGTGGCAATGTAAACAATTAAATAAGGTCCCAAATGACTGATAACAGTCTCATACAGTTCACAGTCAACTTACTTTCACAATACATTTGATGTGATTAGCTAAACCGGATAATATAAGGTCTCtaacaaaacagaaaagaagTGAGCTGTCGTGACACTGCAAAGTACAATAATGAAATTGAAAGTTCTCCGCTCGGTCTGTGTGGGAGAGATGTGGGTGTCCTCGGGCCAGGGGCTTTCTAGGTTGAGTTAAGGGGACTCATGCAGCTTTTGTGGTTTTATGCGGCTCATATGACGTGCTCTTGGAAGTTATCAAAGTGGAAAGTTTGATAACTTTCCTGCTATAGCCTACACAAACAAGTATTTGTGTTTGTATCACCTGACTTCTCAACATCAAGGCAATACTAAAGACAAGGCAAGCTGTAGGCCCACCTAAAAATAAGTCTTACACATCAAATTAATTAAGTAGTTGTGTGAGCCCTCTATCCACctccacaaataaataaataattgattACATACAATAGCTGACTTTACAAATTCAAACGTAGTTGTCGTAAGACAATGCTATTATATATCTTTCCCTAAAACTATATCAGCATTATTATAAGTGTTGTATGTCATAGCCTACTTCCTAATTCAGTCTCTGGTATCACTCCACAAAGTCTTCATTTGTGGTTTTAGTTTCTTGATTATTCCATTCTATCTTCTGTCTTTAATAGCCTACAGGTCAGTTCATACGATGTTAACATGATTAGGCTATGAGTAAATTCCTTGTGGCAATGTGGTTAAACGCTTAAATTAACAACGAGTCTTCAGGAAGTTAAGATAAGTATATCCATTAAATAACTGCTTAATAATTCATCTAGTAATGGTAAATCAAACATCCAGTGTGAGCCAGGGATTAGAGCGCGCCCCCGGCGTTCAAAAAGGGAGCGCGCCCTTGGCATTTAAAGCAGTCAGGTCCCTCGCGTCATTACTCCACGCTGTCGCGGGCGTGAGCTGAGTTTACATTCCGGGCACGGAGTGAAAACACgctcaaaaacacacacaccaaacagccAACACACAAGCATTACAGGGGACGGGATAATGGCGTCTATGAGTGTGGTGGGGCAGCACCCGGGTCCGCACAGGCTGGACTCGGAACCGCTGCTCTTCAAACTGGCTGGAGCCAGAAAGAAAATCACCCTGCCGAGGAAATCTTCCTGGGAGAAGATGATGTTCAGGAGGAGCTCGGGCAGCGGCGGGGACTGCGGGGCGGCCACTACTGAAGGACAACCGGGAACTCATCCCCTGTCTCCGGGACCGACTGGAACAACGGCGGTGAAAGGAGGACCGCTGCCCGGGGAGGGATGCAGAGCTCCTACCGGCCCTGCTGCGCCACGTAGCCCGGGCCGGGACAGAGAGGAGGGCAGCATGGACAGCCGCACCGCAGCCGGGCTTCACGGAAGTCAAACCGGGAACATCAACAGTGACTGCAACAGCAACACCGACTGTTACACAAACCGTAACACAGGTAGCCGGAGGGGGTCTTCTCTCAAGAGGTCGGGCATCAATGTCATGTCAAACGGAGCGGACACGAATGGACACAAAGGCGTGCACCGGGTTGCGGCAGACGGGAGGCGGGACAGTCGGAGCAGAGACAGCGGACAGCCGATCGTCTCCCCCCCCGGGCCGGCACCGGGGCTCAGCGGCAGTCTCTCTCTGGAGCGGCTCACACAGGGCAGGACGGGGGTCGTCAAGCTGGCCCGCACCGAGGCTCCCCGCAGAGAGGCCTGGTCCATCTTCCCCCGGGGAGTGGACCCTCGGGTGAGGACCGAGAAAGGTGAAGGACACCGGTTCGTGTCCAAGCCCTGCACGCAGGACTGGTGTGACGCCTGTAGCCGCCAGATCACTGCGCAGGCACTCAAGTGTGAAAGTAAGTAGTAAGGAGTCAAATCATGTTTTCATCTCTCCTGTGAGTGCTGTTTCTGCGTAACAATTGGAGTTAAATGATAATAGTTATCCTTTGCCATTGAGCACTAACTTTACCTCTTTAAAACAGCACACTGTTTTCAGTTTGTGTGATCAGTTCATTCTATTCTCCCTGAATGAAACAGAAATACTTTTTTAGGAAAAATGATGGTTGATTTTCTGGCCTGTATCTTGTCATCTTCTTGTTTCTGGTACAATATTGGATTATTCTATGAAGGGCACAAGTAGCCGAGTGGTACATTCTTCCAATACTGGTGGTTGTGTGAAAGGAAAATGTGTGAGTGTGCCTTTGTGACTGAACCAGTATAAAAAGGAAGGACATTTCCCAAATCCATAGAGCCAGCCAAAAATCTTCCATGGAAATCCCATTATCTTGTCCTTCCAGCTTCGCCTCCCAGAGCTCTAACTCTGGGATTTGCAGCCTCAGCTCAAAGAGTGAGGGAAAGTAGAATTAATAGTGGTGCATTGAGCTGGatccaaaaataaaaaaggacatTTCTGGAAAAGCTTAATTTTAATCGGGATGAAATGTGTTTGATTAGAATGTGTTTATACCAGGAGGCTTGTATGTTAGGGACAGTATCAGTTGAGTGTGTATGTAAGGACAAAccaaaatgttttaaatgtattgtaccTGTTATATCTACACATTCCTATACCTGACTGTATTCTTTACTCATGCTGAGAGGAGAACACTCCTACCTGCACAGCTCTGGGACGCAGACAGTTTGGGCCAAGCCCATTTGACCTGGCAGATATACCGTATATTTAATCCGGATAGAGTGTTCACtttgacacacaaacacacctgctgcaagtctaacctggagagttattgtgtgtgtgtgtgtgtgtgtgtgtgtgtgtgtgtgtgtgtgtgtgtgtgtgtgtgtgtgtgtgtgtgtgtgtgtgtgtgtgtgtgtgtgtgtgtgtgtgtgtgtgtgtgtgtgtgtgtgtgtgtgtgtgtgtgtgtgtgtgtgtgtgtgtgtgtgtgtgtgtgtgtgtgtgtgtgtgtgtgtgtgtgtgttggctttTCCTTACATACTGTACATGCATGCTGTTaatgggggggggtgtgtgtgtgagtgcatgcGGCTGCTGACTTGGCATGTTGTCAGCAGCGCTTTGTCCCTGTGAGGCTGCTGCTGCAGAACAGCGTGAGATAAAGCAATTGAAGAAAGGGTTGAAAGGGATAAGGAAAGAATTACAAGTGGTTGGAAACAGGGAAGTCAACAATAGTGGAAATAGTCAGAGGAGAGGTGGAGGGAGGCCGGGTGATTGGAATGAGGAGAGACGCAGAGCCAGAACAGGAACGATGGGGAAGAAAAAGAGGGATGGAGGAGAAGAGCGAGCACTGCAGAGCGGTCTGATTTAGTGTACTATCAGCACGAGCTCAGTGGAGCAAGAGCAGAGATTACTGGAGcgctattcacacacacacacacacacacacacacacacacacacacacacacacacacacacacacacacacacacacacacacacacacacacacacagtcatgaGTTTCTTAACAACCCCGAGAACTTTTTGTCTCCACTAGTCTGTCTTTATGGATCAAGCTAATTAACTGTAGCTTTCTCCTGCCAGCAGCTGCACCCACGATCAAACGGTCCTTTCTGCTCCCCGTTCTCTCTGAAAAGACATCAGAGCTAAATGCGGTGTGCAGTCACAGGGGGTCACCGGGTCATTTAtgacatgcaatacaaatgtaggAATTTCTGGGTATTTTTGTGCAACCAAAACTGCCACAAAATAGAAACAACGCACGCACATGCAGCCATGCTCTGTTTGAACTACACCCAGCAAATGACAGGGAGTGAGAGACGGAGGCCTCGCAACCGTAAACAACCATCATTCAGTCTCTTTGTCTTGTTGTATGCCTCGCTCCCTCCGTCTGTCTTTAATTGATCACCCTCCCTGTAGCTGTGCTGGCTTTGTTGCATATGCAGTTTATAGAAACGGTAATGcatgctctcccccccccccccccccccacagtcgAGTGCTTGTGGGATCGTTGTGATGTGGCCTTACCCCAAAGTGAAATCTGTCGATCCCGCCATGAGCTCCCAGTCTCATCGTGCTCAGATGTTGTGTGATCCTCTGAATTCATGCCTACTGCTATAGCTTTAGTCTGAGTTTGTGCTTTCGAAAAACAACTTGAATGCGTCTCATGGGAGTGAAATTGGAGGTTGATTTGTAGCATGTCTCTGCTGTACCGCAACCCCCCACACTATTtacgcatacatacacacagagATTAGAGCCATATGTGGCACCAGGCATTAATGGGGCAACAACTAATGATGCATATGACAAACATGTTTGATAAATGATGATCTAGACATATAAGCCACATATGTCAGCTTTACTAACACATCTGGTGTTTTTGGGGAACTCCACTTTCACTCTACTGATGCTATCCTCTTTGTAACAAAAAACACTTTTGCTATAAGCACAGAGAAGCAAAGTGGAATGCACAAAAGAGTTACTATAACatgaaaaactattttaaacatgtttttaaaaaagatcagttaaatccAATGTCTACCAGTTATATCAATCTGTACAGTAGATTAGGTGGTATCCTGTTGGTGGCTGATCTGTGTTATAGTCATTTGCCATTTGCTATGACAGGGATGGCAGGAAGGAAGCAGGGAGTGagggagtgagtgagtgagggcAATGGCAGCCTCCTTAATCTTAGCTCTGGGTGTCTCCTGCCTGAGATTATGTCTCTGGAGGGAGGGATGGAGAGGTTGGGATTACAGACTGGCAGACAGTCAGACGTCAGATTAATATTGAATTAAAGCTTCCAGGGAAACATGCTGTTGTGGCACACTGGGGTTTGTCTGTCGTGAAAAAACACATGCGACTGTATGTACACTCACATGCTTGTCATTCAAACCTAAGTGGAGTAGCACGAGCAACAGATGACCAATTGTTGCTTTATAGCACAAGACAATATAGATGTAAGCAAATGTGAGGGCATTTGTAAATACAACATCTGAATGTGTTTAAAGAGGGTAATGAATATCTATAAGGATTGGTTCATGTGTAGTCCAATATGACTATATATTTAAAGCtgttattctttattattccatTTATAACAGTTATAAATGCTCCAAAGTAGGAGTAGTAATTGTAAACAAACACATTATAAACACCTCATGTTTTTGTGCAATGAATTCTATCATTTGACGGATTGCTGtgacttttacattttcaaCCTAACTATTTATTCTGCAAGAGAGCCTGGTTATCTCTGCTCCTCGTGCCAGAGCACTGTAGGAAGAGGTGAATGCCCCAGAGATCAGCGCTCCTGAAAACTTGGATTTCACAACAACGAAAAACATTTGTGAAATCCTTGTGATTG from Pseudochaenichthys georgianus chromosome 5, fPseGeo1.2, whole genome shotgun sequence harbors:
- the ikbke gene encoding inhibitor of nuclear factor kappa-B kinase subunit epsilon isoform X2; translated protein: MEYCSGGSLLSLLEESENAFGLPEAEFLTVLQCVVQGMNHLREKGVVHRDIKPGNIMRQVAEDGKSIYKLTDFGAARELEDDEKFVSIYGTEEYLHPDMYERAVLRKPQQKSYGVSVDLWSIGVTFYHAATGSLPFTPYGGPRRNKPTMFKITTEKPTGAIAGVQRMDGGPIEWGYRLPHSCQLSQGLTAQLVPVLAGIVEADQDRCWGFEQFFKATTDILQRQPVHLFSLQQAMEHCIYIHHYSTVSVFFEEVAAQTGIAVQLQHLLYLGHDLPLEGNMKVVNLPPTTPARPLILLSYGPEANASLPFREPETPIIPSRFDVVADYNFSKVMVGVVHQYLRIIKLLHTHQELLLQGYYSYMMRLRRECEEAMHSITMVTVRLQSCLNVEHRTHTLGQYDSENQGSADGRQKLHLVREHLPIYAGGIQEFQNRLDHLQIEQAKLAETLASDKSCQKMEMLLQKIMAIHQHYRKDRMTGKLAYNDEQIHKFEKLHLSAHIKRVKSLLKDDSVQRYKELLASTRTWSSVLLEMQTRLQDFCSFSTGLLADLEMSEQRQNKALDRILSTLQSTGTGPQPEIAPRDKDQMVNRMHHLKQDMEILVRELHHNNSIIESLGAGNPAESSLARPSTL
- the ikbke gene encoding inhibitor of nuclear factor kappa-B kinase subunit epsilon isoform X1, encoding MSGMTASTPNYLWSLQDVLGQGATASVFKARNKKSGELVAVKVFNMVSYNRPHEVQMREFEMLRKLNHSNIVRLFAVEELPSKQKVLVMEYCSGGSLLSLLEESENAFGLPEAEFLTVLQCVVQGMNHLREKGVVHRDIKPGNIMRQVAEDGKSIYKLTDFGAARELEDDEKFVSIYGTEEYLHPDMYERAVLRKPQQKSYGVSVDLWSIGVTFYHAATGSLPFTPYGGPRRNKPTMFKITTEKPTGAIAGVQRMDGGPIEWGYRLPHSCQLSQGLTAQLVPVLAGIVEADQDRCWGFEQFFKATTDILQRQPVHLFSLQQAMEHCIYIHHYSTVSVFFEEVAAQTGIAVQLQHLLYLGHDLPLEGNMKVVNLPPTTPARPLILLSYGPEANASLPFREPETPIIPSRFDVVADYNFSKVMVGVVHQYLRIIKLLHTHQELLLQGYYSYMMRLRRECEEAMHSITMVTVRLQSCLNVEHRTHTLGQYDSENQGSADGRQKLHLVREHLPIYAGGIQEFQNRLDHLQIEQAKLAETLASDKSCQKMEMLLQKIMAIHQHYRKDRMTGKLAYNDEQIHKFEKLHLSAHIKRVKSLLKDDSVQRYKELLASTRTWSSVLLEMQTRLQDFCSFSTGLLADLEMSEQRQNKALDRILSTLQSTGTGPQPEIAPRDKDQMVNRMHHLKQDMEILVRELHHNNSIIESLGAGNPAESSLARPSTL
- the rassf5 gene encoding ras association domain-containing protein 5 isoform X1 produces the protein MASMSVVGQHPGPHRLDSEPLLFKLAGARKKITLPRKSSWEKMMFRRSSGSGGDCGAATTEGQPGTHPLSPGPTGTTAVKGGPLPGEGCRAPTGPAAPRSPGRDREEGSMDSRTAAGLHGSQTGNINSDCNSNTDCYTNRNTGSRRGSSLKRSGINVMSNGADTNGHKGVHRVAADGRRDSRSRDSGQPIVSPPGPAPGLSGSLSLERLTQGRTGVVKLARTEAPRREAWSIFPRGVDPRVRTEKGEGHRFVSKPCTQDWCDACSRQITAQALKCENCSYTCHLECESRVQLDCNRKDREEGTPSPRRRCSSAAPQYRQKEAKEEETRGTKDLSEEEVSKRIEAYNAQVSENGMNLASDGSYTGFIKVNLRLSRPVTVPAVEAGDSEGASRQAGGRTQPSEGQDVSDCGQSEKRTSFYLPSDCVKQIHIRSLTTVSEVIQGLLKKFMVLDNPRKFALYRQTHRDGQDLLQKLPLSERPLLLRLITGPDPEQLSFVLKENETGEVEWYAFSVPELQNFLVILGNEEAERARAVEQKYTAYRQKLQRALQQHDP
- the rassf5 gene encoding ras association domain-containing protein 5 isoform X2, producing the protein MASMSVVGQHPGPHRLDSEPLLFKLAGARKKITLPRKSSWEKMMFRRSSGSGGDCGAATTEGQPGTHPLSPGPTGTTAVKGGPLPGEGCRAPTGPAAPRSPGRDREEGSMDSRTAAGLHGSQTGNINSDCNSNTDCYTNRNTGSRRGSSLKRSGINVMSNGADTNGHKGVHRVAADGRRDSRSRDSGQPIVSPPGPAPGLSGSLSLERLTQGRTGVVKLARTEAPRREAWSIFPRGVDPRVRTEKGEGHRFVSKPCTQDWCDACSRQITAQALKCENCSYTCHLECESRVQLDCNRKDREEGTPSPRRRCSSAAPQYRKEAKEEETRGTKDLSEEEVSKRIEAYNAQVSENGMNLASDGSYTGFIKVNLRLSRPVTVPAVEAGDSEGASRQAGGRTQPSEGQDVSDCGQSEKRTSFYLPSDCVKQIHIRSLTTVSEVIQGLLKKFMVLDNPRKFALYRQTHRDGQDLLQKLPLSERPLLLRLITGPDPEQLSFVLKENETGEVEWYAFSVPELQNFLVILGNEEAERARAVEQKYTAYRQKLQRALQQHDP